The following proteins are co-located in the Streptomyces sp. NBC_00435 genome:
- a CDS encoding HAD family hydrolase, whose amino-acid sequence MTPETQLTVGFDLDMTLIDSRPGIRATFHALSAETGTFIDAEEAVSRLGPPLDQELAYWFPQERIPAMADRFREIYPTHAIEPTPAMPGAREAVEAVRALGGRAIVVTAKYEPNARLHLDHLGIKPDAVIGWLWAEAKAVALREYNAQVYVGDHVGDVRGARVAGALSVTVPTGPCPEPELREAGADVVLADLTELPAWLAEYARTRTARP is encoded by the coding sequence ATGACTCCCGAGACGCAGCTGACCGTCGGATTCGACCTCGACATGACCCTCATCGACTCCCGGCCGGGCATCAGGGCCACCTTCCACGCGCTTTCGGCCGAGACGGGCACGTTCATCGACGCCGAGGAAGCCGTCTCGCGTCTCGGCCCGCCGCTGGACCAGGAGCTCGCGTACTGGTTCCCCCAGGAGCGGATCCCCGCCATGGCCGACCGTTTCCGGGAGATCTATCCCACACACGCCATCGAGCCGACCCCGGCGATGCCCGGCGCCCGCGAGGCCGTCGAGGCGGTCCGCGCCCTGGGCGGCCGTGCGATCGTCGTCACCGCCAAGTACGAGCCCAACGCCCGCCTGCACCTGGACCACCTGGGCATCAAGCCCGACGCGGTCATCGGCTGGCTGTGGGCGGAGGCCAAGGCGGTCGCCCTGCGCGAGTACAACGCCCAGGTCTACGTCGGCGACCACGTCGGCGACGTACGGGGTGCCCGCGTGGCCGGCGCGCTGTCGGTGACCGTGCCGACCGGCCCGTGCCCGGAGCCGGAACTGCGCGAGGCGGGCGCCGACGTGGTGCTGGCGGACCTCACGGAGCTGCCGGCCTGGCTCGCGGAGTACGCCCGCACACGGACGGCGCGGCCG